A genomic window from Lasioglossum baleicum chromosome 7, iyLasBale1, whole genome shotgun sequence includes:
- the LOC143210835 gene encoding cilia- and flagella-associated protein 36: MNDKEDSAWVFDSLIGFLQGPIWSAPLITFIEEKSLIFEADVEDSNEYRKTYQEYKNLVDLLLGCFMEDIGITPEQFENACTVNKYTRMPIQFQQNLFEQIWAANEYEIFKRMMTQKNLELQLQALNMIEQKYGLTPASFVYEADGSNDDTLVMEEIIQKHAMEDDSEEDQDLSSETTLIKEHERLAEKYNTERALLEEALKASREEMGEKSPKSEISSPGIEEIEEEEEDEEEEEVEGPKIPKKIDRITPSTSVSSDESKPEDQNISEEEIKKRQAYLKARRDKLVALKKEARSHRLEMNSTRPSSARKVAQATIKGEQELKLPEPLEPSILQVRKALAARLQAEVVRTHAK; encoded by the exons ATGAACGACAAGGAGGACAGCGCCTGGGTCTTCGACTCGTTGATCGGGTTTCTTCAGGGACCAATATGGTCGGCGCCTTTGATCACCTTCATCGAAGAGAAGTCGCTCA TATTCGAAGCGGATGTCGAAGACAGCAACGAGTACCGGAAGACTTATCAAGAGTACAAAAACCTGGTGGATCTGCTGCTTGGTTGTTTCATGGAGGACATAGGGATCACTCCGGAACAGTTTGAGAATGCTTGCACCGTGAACAAGTATACGAGAATGCCGATACAGTTCCAGCAG AACTTGTTCGAGCAGATATGGGCAGCGAACGAGTACGAGATATTTAAGCGGATGATGACGCAGAAGAACTTGGAGCTGCAGTTGCAGGCTTTGAACATGATCGAGCAGAAGTATGGCCTCACACCTGCATCGTTCGTGTACGAGGCAGATGGATCGAACGATGACACTTTGGTTATGGAAGAAATCATTCA AAAGCACGCTATGGAAGACGATTCAGAAGAGGATCAGGATCTATCGTCGGAAACCACGTTGATCAAGGAACACGAACGCCTCGCAGAGAAATATAACACCGAGAGAGCTCTTTTAGAGGAAGCTCTGAAAGCTTCGCGAGAAGAAATGGGTGAGAAGAGTCCGAAATCCGAGATCTCGTCTCCAGGAATCGAAGAAatagaggaggaagaagaagacgaagaagaggaggaggtagAAGGACCGAAAATTCCTAAAAAAATTGACCGAATCACTCCATCCACTTCGGTGTCTTCGGATGAATCCAAACCGGAGGACCAAaat ATTTCGGAAGAGGAGATCAAGAAGAGGCAGGCCTACTTGAAGGCCCGAAGGGACAAGCTGGTGGCCCTGAAGAAGGAGGCCAGGAGCCACAGGTTGGAAATGAACTCGACAAGGCCGAGCTCGGCCCGGAAGGTCGCACAGGCGACGATAAAGGGGGAACAGGAGCTAAAATTACCTGAACCCCTAGAACCCTCTATCCTCCAGGTGCGGAAAGCACTGGCAGCTCGCCTGCAAGCCGAAGTAGTCCGTACTCATGCGAAATAG